A genome region from Pseudomonas anguilliseptica includes the following:
- the rep gene encoding DNA helicase Rep encodes MSRLNPRQQEAVNYVGGPLLVLAGAGSGKTSVITRKIAHLVQNCGIQARHIVAMTFTNKAAREMKERVGTLLKGPEARGLTVSTFHNLGMNIIRKEYARLGYKPGFSIFDDGDIKALLTDIMQKEYAGDDGADEIKNYIDSWKNDLILPEQALAGARNPKEQTAAIVYLHYQRTLRAYNAVDFNDLILMPVVLFQEHADILEKWQNRIRYLLVDEYQDTNASQYLLVKMLVGMRNQFTVVGDDDQSIYAWRGARPENLMLLKEDYPSLKVVMLEQNYRSTSRILKCANILIANNPHAFEKQLWSEMGMGDEIRVIRCRNEDAECERVALEILTEHLRTQRPYSDYAILYRGNYQAKLMELKLQHHQIPYRLSGGTSFFARQEVKDLMSYFRLLVNPDDDNAFLRVINVPRREIGSTTLEKLGNYATSRKISMYAAAGEIGLGEQLDARYTERLARFTTWMDRVRQECAQNDPIAAIRSMVMDIDYENWLRQNASSDKVADARMGNVWFLVEALKNTLERDEDGDMTIEDAIGKLVLRDMLERQQEEEEGAEGVQMMTLHASKGLEYPSVYILGVEEEILPHRSSIEADTVEEERRLAYVGITRAKRNLTMTFAAKRKQYGEIIDCSPSRFLDELPPEDLVWEGLEDAAPEVKAATGNSALANMRAMLKK; translated from the coding sequence ATGTCCCGACTGAACCCCCGGCAGCAGGAAGCCGTGAACTATGTCGGCGGCCCACTTTTGGTGCTCGCCGGCGCAGGCTCCGGCAAAACCAGCGTGATTACCCGCAAGATCGCCCACCTGGTACAGAACTGCGGCATCCAGGCCCGCCACATTGTCGCCATGACCTTTACCAACAAGGCCGCGCGCGAGATGAAAGAGCGCGTCGGCACTCTGCTCAAGGGCCCCGAGGCCCGGGGCCTGACGGTATCGACCTTCCACAACCTGGGCATGAACATCATCCGCAAGGAATACGCCCGCCTGGGCTACAAGCCGGGCTTCTCGATCTTCGATGATGGCGATATCAAGGCCCTGCTGACCGACATCATGCAGAAGGAATATGCCGGTGATGATGGTGCGGACGAGATCAAGAACTACATCGACAGCTGGAAGAATGACCTGATCCTGCCCGAGCAGGCGCTGGCAGGCGCGCGCAACCCCAAGGAACAGACCGCCGCCATTGTCTATCTGCACTACCAGCGCACCCTGCGCGCGTACAACGCAGTGGACTTCAACGACCTGATCCTGATGCCGGTGGTGCTGTTCCAGGAGCACGCCGACATCCTGGAAAAATGGCAGAACCGCATCCGCTACCTGCTGGTCGACGAATATCAGGACACCAACGCCAGCCAGTACCTGCTGGTGAAGATGCTGGTGGGCATGCGCAACCAGTTCACCGTGGTTGGCGACGACGACCAGTCGATCTACGCCTGGCGCGGCGCGCGCCCGGAAAACCTGATGCTGCTGAAAGAGGATTACCCCTCGCTGAAAGTGGTGATGCTCGAGCAGAACTACCGCTCCACCAGCCGCATTCTCAAGTGCGCCAACATCCTTATCGCCAACAACCCGCATGCGTTCGAAAAGCAGCTGTGGAGCGAGATGGGCATGGGCGACGAGATCCGCGTAATCCGTTGCCGCAACGAAGACGCCGAGTGCGAACGAGTGGCCCTGGAAATTCTCACCGAACACTTGCGCACCCAGCGCCCTTACAGCGATTACGCCATCCTCTATCGCGGCAACTACCAGGCCAAGCTGATGGAGCTGAAACTGCAGCACCATCAGATTCCCTATCGACTGTCGGGCGGCACCAGCTTCTTCGCCCGCCAGGAGGTGAAGGACCTGATGAGCTACTTCCGCCTGCTGGTCAACCCGGACGATGACAACGCCTTCCTGCGCGTGATCAACGTACCGCGCCGCGAGATCGGCTCAACCACCCTGGAGAAGCTCGGCAACTACGCCACCAGCCGCAAGATCAGCATGTACGCTGCCGCCGGCGAGATCGGCCTCGGCGAGCAGCTGGACGCGCGCTACACCGAACGCCTGGCACGCTTTACCACGTGGATGGACCGGGTGCGCCAGGAATGTGCGCAGAACGACCCGATAGCGGCGATCCGCAGCATGGTCATGGACATCGACTACGAAAACTGGTTGCGCCAGAACGCCTCAAGCGACAAGGTCGCCGACGCGCGCATGGGCAACGTCTGGTTTCTCGTCGAGGCGCTGAAGAACACCCTGGAGCGCGACGAAGACGGCGACATGACCATCGAGGACGCCATCGGCAAGCTGGTGCTGCGCGACATGCTCGAACGCCAGCAGGAAGAAGAGGAAGGCGCCGAAGGCGTGCAGATGATGACCCTGCACGCGTCCAAGGGTCTGGAATATCCGTCGGTGTATATCCTCGGCGTAGAAGAAGAAATTCTCCCGCACCGCTCCAGCATCGAAGCCGATACGGTCGAGGAAGAGCGCCGTCTGGCCTACGTCGGCATCACCCGCGCCAAGCGCAACCTGACCATGACCTTCGCCGCCAAGCGCAAACAGTACGGCGAGATCATCGACTGCTCACCGAGCCGTTTCCTCGATGAACTGCCGCCCGAGGACCTGGTCTGGGAAGGTCTGGAAGACGCCGCGCCCGAGGTCAAGGCCGCCACCGGCAACTCGGCACTGGCCAATATGCGCGCCATGCTGAAGAAATAA
- a CDS encoding putative bifunctional diguanylate cyclase/phosphodiesterase gives MSAFVEPLRLLLLAETPGWAQLLRERLSALGSGYALITAPSWEAASALFDKPSNALLLTTAKYLPASGRCSLPIVLLLDAEPEAEPEGVCDWLVRDQLSSEVLRRCLRYAREQGNLKDTLHRLAEQDALTGIANRQGFQTLLAARLAEYEGRGLTLGHLDLDNFRHANDALGYQGGDSLILQVVARIKAQLQAGDQVARLGSDEFALLLDSRRDPQRAERLAAQITEALGEPYWIDGESLLIGCSLGLAHSRAEGSADPLMWHAHIAMQQAKSQQGCTFHIYDERINRSARNQADLESELRRALRRDELELHYQPRLCLQSGRIVGLEALVRWRHSEHGLLAPNEFVPLAEESGLIVPLGYWVISRALRDMQWLRGRGLPALHMAINLSFRQFQDSQLLPTLSRLIEERGVDAQWLEFELTETAVMRRSDQVQQTMLALGRLGVRFSLDDFGTGFSSFVHLNNLPITLLKIDKSFVGGMSERAENRQLVRAMINLAHNLNLQVVGEGVENAEQLALLRQYGCDQVQGYLISKALPLPELARFLVFGMRQPLFGLNNS, from the coding sequence TTGTCCGCGTTCGTCGAACCATTACGGTTGCTTTTGCTGGCGGAAACGCCAGGCTGGGCGCAGTTGCTGCGCGAGCGCCTGAGTGCGCTCGGCAGTGGTTATGCGCTGATTACCGCACCGTCCTGGGAGGCAGCCAGCGCGCTGTTCGATAAACCCAGCAACGCCCTGCTCCTGACCACCGCGAAATACCTGCCTGCCTCCGGGCGCTGTTCCCTGCCGATTGTCCTGCTGCTGGATGCCGAGCCTGAAGCCGAGCCCGAGGGCGTGTGCGACTGGCTGGTGCGCGACCAGCTCAGTAGTGAAGTACTGCGCCGCTGTCTGCGCTATGCGCGCGAACAAGGCAACCTGAAGGACACCCTGCACCGCCTGGCCGAACAGGATGCCCTCACCGGCATTGCCAACCGTCAGGGCTTTCAGACCCTGCTTGCCGCGCGTCTGGCTGAATATGAAGGTCGCGGCCTGACCCTCGGCCATCTCGACCTGGACAACTTTCGTCACGCCAACGATGCCCTTGGCTATCAGGGCGGTGACAGCCTGATTCTGCAAGTGGTGGCGCGGATCAAGGCGCAGCTGCAGGCCGGCGATCAGGTGGCCCGGTTGGGCAGCGATGAATTTGCCTTGCTGCTCGACAGCCGCCGCGATCCGCAGCGTGCCGAACGGCTGGCCGCGCAGATTACCGAAGCCCTCGGCGAGCCGTACTGGATCGACGGTGAAAGCCTGCTGATCGGCTGCAGTCTGGGCCTGGCCCACTCCCGTGCCGAAGGCAGCGCTGACCCGCTGATGTGGCACGCACATATCGCCATGCAACAGGCCAAGAGCCAGCAGGGCTGCACTTTTCATATCTATGACGAACGGATCAATCGCAGCGCCCGCAACCAGGCCGACCTGGAAAGCGAGCTGCGCCGCGCCCTACGACGTGATGAGCTGGAGCTGCATTACCAGCCGCGTCTGTGCCTGCAGAGCGGGCGCATCGTCGGCCTGGAGGCGCTGGTGCGCTGGCGCCATAGCGAACATGGCCTGCTGGCCCCCAACGAATTTGTACCGCTGGCCGAGGAAAGCGGGCTGATCGTGCCGCTCGGCTACTGGGTGATCAGCCGTGCCCTGCGCGATATGCAGTGGTTACGTGGGCGTGGCCTGCCGGCGCTGCATATGGCGATCAACCTGTCATTCCGCCAGTTCCAGGACAGCCAGTTGCTGCCGACCCTCAGTCGCCTGATCGAAGAGCGCGGTGTCGATGCGCAGTGGCTGGAGTTCGAGCTGACCGAAACCGCCGTAATGCGCCGCAGTGATCAGGTGCAGCAGACCATGCTGGCCCTCGGTCGCCTCGGCGTGCGCTTCTCGCTGGACGACTTTGGCACCGGTTTCTCTTCTTTCGTGCACCTGAACAACCTGCCGATCACCTTGCTGAAAATCGACAAAAGCTTTGTCGGCGGCATGAGCGAGCGTGCGGAAAATCGGCAACTGGTGCGGGCGATGATCAACCTGGCGCACAACCTCAACTTGCAGGTGGTGGGCGAGGGCGTGGAAAACGCCGAGCAGCTGGCGCTGCTGCGTCAGTACGGCTGCGACCAGGTGCAGGGCTACCTGATCAGCAAGGCTTTGCCGCTCCCCGAGCTGGCGCGTTTTTTGGTGTTTGGCATGCGCCAGCCATTATTCGGGCTGAATAACAGCTGA
- the pbpG gene encoding D-alanyl-D-alanine endopeptidase: MKIRHSIVSLLLICSCVVVASNTQAAPAKHQDLAAGSALLVDLQTNQVLYERNADSVVSIASVTKLMTAMVTLDAKLPLDQVLPIMIRDTHDLRGVFSRVRVGSELSRRDMLLLALMASENRAAASLAHHYPGGHAAFVTAMNAKARALGMKHSRFVEPTGLSEQNVSSARDLVLMLKAARQYPLISQFSTTAEKTQAFRKPNYTLGFRNTNNLVRKPGWSVQLSKTGYTGEAGRCLVMNNRPVAFVVLDAFGKYTHTADANRLKRWLETGKVTAVPPAAISYRQQKLAQRQAQAQAQAQGKPAQ; encoded by the coding sequence GTGAAAATCCGCCATTCGATAGTAAGCCTGCTGCTGATCTGCAGCTGCGTTGTAGTTGCATCGAACACCCAGGCCGCCCCCGCCAAACATCAGGACCTGGCCGCCGGCAGCGCCCTGCTGGTCGATCTGCAGACCAATCAGGTACTCTACGAGCGCAACGCCGACAGCGTGGTGTCGATTGCCTCGGTGACCAAGCTGATGACCGCCATGGTCACCCTTGACGCCAAGCTGCCGCTGGATCAGGTGCTGCCGATCATGATTCGCGACACCCATGACCTGCGCGGCGTGTTCTCCCGTGTGCGCGTGGGCAGCGAGCTGAGCCGCCGCGACATGCTCCTGTTGGCCCTGATGGCTTCGGAAAACCGCGCCGCAGCCAGCCTGGCGCACCACTATCCGGGTGGCCACGCGGCCTTTGTCACGGCGATGAACGCCAAGGCCCGCGCCCTGGGCATGAAGCATTCGCGCTTTGTCGAACCCACCGGGCTGTCGGAACAGAACGTCTCCAGCGCCCGCGACCTGGTGCTGATGCTCAAGGCCGCGCGGCAGTACCCACTGATCAGCCAGTTCAGCACCACCGCGGAAAAGACCCAGGCGTTCCGCAAGCCCAACTACACCCTGGGTTTTCGCAACACCAACAACCTGGTGCGCAAGCCCGGCTGGAGCGTGCAGCTGAGCAAGACCGGCTACACCGGCGAAGCGGGTCGCTGCCTGGTGATGAATAACCGCCCGGTGGCCTTCGTGGTGCTGGATGCCTTCGGCAAATACACCCACACGGCCGATGCCAACCGCCTCAAGCGTTGGTTGGAAACCGGCAAGGTCACTGCCGTGCCGCCGGCGGCCATCAGCTACCGCCAGCAGAAACTGGCGCAGCGCCAGGCCCAAGCCCAAGCCCAAGCCCAAGGCAAGCCCGCGCAGTAA
- a CDS encoding XRE family transcriptional regulator — MSALAKAAGISQGGLQRYLKGGEPTRRVLISLAECSGVNLVWLMTGEGNKFANQSASLVVEDDAYAFVPLYDARCSAGSGAWNERSRVLVQLSFTRYSLRKKGLTPSDLACLRVDGDSMTGLLEDGDTVMIDQRRNTLEGEGVYVVMLDDHLYAKRLQRQFDGSVLIISHNKEYKEMTVPKDRLAELQIVGRAVWAGGWLV; from the coding sequence GTGAGTGCTTTAGCGAAAGCCGCAGGAATTTCCCAAGGTGGGCTGCAGCGCTATCTGAAGGGTGGGGAACCAACGCGCCGGGTGCTGATTAGCCTGGCCGAATGCAGTGGCGTGAACCTGGTATGGCTCATGACTGGCGAAGGCAACAAATTTGCCAATCAGTCCGCATCACTGGTGGTTGAGGACGATGCTTATGCCTTCGTCCCTCTCTATGACGCGCGCTGTAGCGCAGGCAGTGGCGCATGGAACGAGCGTTCCCGCGTTCTGGTACAGCTATCGTTCACGCGCTACAGCCTGCGCAAGAAGGGCCTGACGCCCTCCGACCTGGCGTGTTTGCGCGTGGATGGCGACTCGATGACAGGCCTGCTGGAAGACGGCGACACGGTCATGATCGACCAGCGCCGCAATACCCTTGAGGGTGAGGGTGTTTATGTCGTGATGCTTGATGACCACCTGTACGCCAAGCGCCTGCAGCGCCAGTTTGATGGCTCAGTGCTGATCATCAGCCACAACAAGGAATACAAGGAAATGACCGTGCCCAAGGATCGCCTGGCCGAGTTGCAGATTGTCGGGCGGGCGGTGTGGGCTGGCGGCTGGCTGGTCTGA
- a CDS encoding helix-turn-helix domain-containing protein, translating into MNTADIPLDPAQRWEWIKYQLRTNGTSLAKLARELRVSGPALKNVKRTAYPRMERAIAQALDLQVEVLWPERWNADGTPQRLRPKRPEAIAADMQKHNPAYDLGHRKTGTEA; encoded by the coding sequence ATGAACACAGCCGATATCCCCCTTGACCCCGCCCAGCGTTGGGAATGGATCAAGTACCAGCTCCGCACCAACGGTACGTCACTGGCCAAACTCGCCCGAGAGCTGCGCGTATCCGGCCCAGCCCTCAAGAACGTGAAGCGTACTGCTTATCCGCGCATGGAGCGGGCAATCGCCCAGGCACTCGACCTCCAGGTCGAGGTGCTCTGGCCGGAGCGCTGGAATGCCGATGGCACCCCGCAACGTCTGCGACCAAAGCGCCCAGAAGCTATAGCAGCGGATATGCAAAAGCATAACCCAGCCTATGACCTTGGGCACCGTAAAACCGGCACGGAGGCCTAG
- a CDS encoding DNA-binding protein translates to MRKWFTAQELAGLPGLPGTVQGVNLRAKREGWEAQLRLGRGGGQEYCLAVLPAEAQTALLARLVSDEAPQAAPIEAKEIVLRDAISASRLTDDQRNVMTARVAIIREIERMSQMTSQQRAIMTLVGLARDGQLSPYLQGRVQVANDRLSDDRTLSERTLKDGLKKTS, encoded by the coding sequence ATGCGTAAGTGGTTCACCGCCCAGGAACTGGCTGGACTGCCAGGTCTGCCTGGCACTGTTCAAGGTGTAAACCTTCGGGCCAAGCGTGAGGGTTGGGAAGCCCAGCTTCGTCTCGGGCGCGGTGGTGGTCAGGAGTACTGCCTCGCTGTACTGCCCGCCGAAGCACAGACCGCCCTGCTTGCGCGCCTAGTCAGTGACGAAGCGCCTCAAGCGGCTCCGATAGAGGCTAAAGAAATCGTATTGCGTGACGCGATTTCAGCATCACGCCTTACCGATGATCAACGCAACGTGATGACCGCGCGAGTGGCGATCATTCGCGAGATCGAGCGCATGAGTCAGATGACCAGCCAGCAGCGGGCCATCATGACCCTGGTCGGCCTGGCCCGTGATGGGCAGCTCAGCCCTTACCTGCAGGGGCGTGTGCAGGTAGCAAACGACCGCTTGAGCGATGACCGCACGCTGAGCGAGCGCACCCTTAAGGATGGTCTGAAAAAGACTTCCTGA
- a CDS encoding IS5 family transposase: MKQMTFADAEYAGKRKQTRKELFLIEMDRVVPWKGLIALIEPHYPKGEGGRPSYPLMAMLRVHLMQNWFGYSDPAMEEALYETTILRQFAGLTLERIPDETTILNFRRLLEKHELAAGILAVINGYLGDRGLSLRQGTIVDATLINAPSSTKNKNGKRDPEMHSTKKGNQYYFGMKAHIGVDDESGLVHSVVGTAANVADVTQVDKLLHGEENMVGADAGYTGVEKRPEHEGRQVIWQVAARRSTYKKLGKRSALYKAKRKIEKAKAQVRAKVEHPFRVIKRQFGYVKTRFRGLVKNTAQLVTLFALSNLWMARRDLLTNAGEVRP, encoded by the coding sequence ATGAAGCAGATGACCTTCGCCGACGCCGAGTACGCCGGCAAGCGCAAGCAGACCCGCAAAGAATTGTTCCTGATCGAGATGGATCGGGTAGTGCCATGGAAAGGGTTGATCGCTTTGATCGAGCCGCATTATCCAAAGGGTGAAGGCGGCCGACCGTCCTATCCGCTGATGGCGATGCTGCGAGTGCATCTGATGCAAAACTGGTTCGGTTACAGCGATCCGGCGATGGAAGAGGCGCTGTACGAGACCACCATCCTACGCCAGTTTGCCGGGCTGACTCTGGAGCGCATTCCTGACGAAACCACCATCCTCAACTTCCGCCGCTTGCTGGAAAAACACGAACTGGCTGCCGGCATCCTGGCCGTGATCAATGGCTACCTGGGTGACCGTGGTTTGTCGCTGCGCCAAGGCACCATCGTCGATGCCACGCTGATCAACGCGCCGAGTTCAACCAAGAACAAGAACGGTAAGCGTGACCCTGAGATGCACTCAACCAAGAAAGGCAATCAGTATTACTTCGGCATGAAGGCGCACATCGGGGTGGATGACGAGTCTGGCTTGGTGCACAGCGTGGTGGGTACTGCCGCCAACGTGGCGGATGTCACCCAGGTCGATAAGCTGCTGCACGGCGAGGAAAACATGGTGGGGGCCGATGCCGGATATACCGGTGTCGAGAAGCGCCCCGAGCATGAGGGCCGTCAAGTGATCTGGCAGGTTGCAGCACGGCGTAGCACTTACAAGAAACTCGGTAAGCGCAGCGCGCTGTACAAAGCCAAGCGCAAAATCGAGAAGGCCAAGGCCCAAGTGCGAGCCAAGGTCGAGCATCCGTTTCGGGTGATCAAGCGTCAGTTCGGTTATGTGAAGACGCGCTTCCGTGGCCTGGTCAAAAACACGGCGCAACTGGTGACTTTATTCGCGCTGTCAAATCTGTGGATGGCGCGCCGAGATTTACTGACGAATGCAGGAGAGGTGCGCCCGTAA
- a CDS encoding Mu transposase C-terminal domain-containing protein, with protein MPVWALEFLRCYQRPTKPAVERAYAEFSEKYKGDRPSIHQVRRFLDKLSPEARERGRYSPQELKAFKPFRRRTTKNMLPGDVYTADGHKFDSEVINPRTGKPFRPEITTTMDVATRRVLGVSVGESENSIDVMHSLRDAIERGGMFALFYVDNGSGFANDAVREVVDRLGGEMVHALPYNSQARGLIERVHQSIWVATAKQLVSYIGADMDKHAGTKVHRISRKQLREHGTTRLIPTLTEFMTLATVEIERYNNHPHRALGKICDPQTGRMRHMSPNEAWEAARDSGWEPMLAPPELVSDLLRPQVVRRTLRGEVSWDSNRYFLNALRDLHGEDVRIAYDVHDASRIWVRTLEGELIGEALLDGNASDYMPLNRIEKGREKREQGQIKRGIDKIETTTGKRVELVASPITPSANLLPAQLAAAQNYAVLAMQAQAEQEQFEVPSDAMARYRLWKQLEVRQQSGEPLTEDEARWYGRYPAHPDFASIQRMFDQFAEAEQARA; from the coding sequence GTGCCTGTCTGGGCCCTTGAGTTCCTGCGTTGCTACCAGCGCCCGACCAAGCCAGCGGTAGAGCGTGCTTATGCCGAGTTCAGCGAGAAGTACAAGGGCGACCGGCCGAGCATCCACCAGGTGCGCCGCTTCCTGGACAAGCTGAGCCCGGAGGCCCGCGAGCGTGGCCGCTACAGCCCGCAGGAATTGAAGGCATTCAAACCATTCCGCCGCCGCACTACCAAGAACATGCTGCCGGGCGACGTGTACACAGCGGACGGCCACAAGTTCGATTCCGAGGTGATCAACCCGCGCACCGGCAAGCCTTTCCGGCCGGAGATCACCACCACCATGGACGTGGCAACACGTCGCGTCCTAGGCGTGTCCGTCGGCGAGTCGGAGAACAGTATCGACGTGATGCACTCCCTGCGCGACGCCATCGAGCGCGGCGGCATGTTTGCCCTGTTCTACGTCGACAACGGCAGCGGCTTCGCCAATGACGCGGTGCGCGAGGTGGTTGATCGCCTGGGCGGTGAGATGGTGCATGCGCTGCCTTATAACAGTCAGGCGCGTGGCCTGATCGAGCGAGTGCACCAGTCGATCTGGGTGGCAACAGCCAAGCAGCTGGTCAGCTACATCGGTGCAGACATGGACAAGCATGCCGGTACCAAGGTGCACCGCATCAGTCGCAAGCAGCTGCGCGAGCATGGCACCACACGGCTGATCCCTACCTTGACCGAGTTTATGACCCTCGCCACGGTCGAGATCGAGCGATACAACAACCATCCACACCGGGCGCTGGGCAAGATCTGCGACCCGCAAACCGGGCGCATGCGCCACATGAGCCCCAACGAAGCCTGGGAAGCGGCCCGCGACTCAGGCTGGGAGCCGATGCTGGCCCCGCCTGAACTGGTCAGCGACCTGCTGCGCCCGCAAGTGGTGCGCCGCACCCTGCGCGGCGAGGTCTCCTGGGACAGCAACCGCTACTTCCTTAACGCGCTGCGCGATCTGCATGGCGAGGACGTGCGCATTGCCTACGACGTGCACGACGCCAGCCGCATCTGGGTGCGCACCTTGGAAGGTGAGCTGATCGGCGAAGCCCTGCTGGACGGCAATGCCAGCGACTACATGCCGCTGAACCGTATCGAGAAAGGACGCGAGAAGCGCGAGCAGGGCCAGATCAAGCGCGGTATCGACAAGATCGAAACCACCACCGGCAAGCGCGTCGAGTTGGTGGCCAGCCCGATCACGCCGAGCGCCAACCTGCTGCCCGCCCAGCTGGCAGCCGCACAGAACTATGCCGTCCTAGCCATGCAAGCCCAGGCCGAGCAAGAACAGTTCGAGGTGCCGAGCGATGCCATGGCCCGGTACCGCCTCTGGAAACAACTGGAAGTCCGCCAGCAGAGCGGCGAACCACTCACCGAAGACGAAGCCCGCTGGTATGGCCGCTACCCGGCACACCCGGACTTTGCCTCCATTCAACGCATGTTTGACCAATTCGCGGAAGCCGAACAGGCCCGCGCTTGA
- a CDS encoding AAA family ATPase, protein MSVSKIVPLTNVGLLASAIERAMLRPQGLPGLVVKYGPSGLGKSVAAAWAANQHRAYYVECRDTWTKMAFLKAVLREMAITPARTLSEMVDQVAEQLGRSGRPLIVDDVQYLLDKSAANILTDLYNASQGTIVLIGEERVPSSLAKLERLHNRVLEWVPAQPATLDDMQQLARSAYPNHQMAEDLLEDLRKATRGCLRRIAVNLYRVHSEAQALCLDAIDMATWGKRGWFTGEAPARRGL, encoded by the coding sequence ATGAGCGTTTCCAAGATCGTACCCTTGACCAACGTCGGCCTGCTGGCCAGCGCCATCGAGCGCGCCATGCTGCGCCCCCAGGGCCTGCCAGGCCTGGTGGTGAAGTACGGCCCCAGCGGCCTGGGCAAAAGCGTGGCCGCCGCCTGGGCCGCCAATCAGCACCGCGCCTACTACGTCGAGTGCCGCGACACCTGGACAAAAATGGCCTTCCTCAAGGCAGTGCTGCGCGAGATGGCCATCACCCCGGCCCGCACCTTGAGCGAAATGGTTGACCAGGTGGCCGAGCAGCTCGGCCGCAGCGGTCGCCCGCTGATCGTTGATGACGTGCAGTACCTGCTGGATAAGTCTGCCGCCAACATCCTCACCGACCTCTACAACGCCAGCCAAGGCACCATCGTACTGATCGGCGAAGAGCGTGTGCCGAGCAGCCTGGCCAAGCTGGAGCGCCTGCATAACCGCGTCCTGGAATGGGTGCCGGCGCAGCCAGCCACCCTGGATGACATGCAGCAGCTGGCGCGCAGCGCCTACCCCAATCACCAAATGGCCGAAGACCTGCTGGAGGATCTGCGCAAAGCCACTCGCGGTTGCCTGCGCCGCATCGCCGTCAACCTCTACCGCGTGCACAGCGAAGCCCAGGCCCTTTGCCTGGACGCCATCGACATGGCCACCTGGGGTAAGCGCGGCTGGTTTACCGGCGAGGCCCCAGCACGGAGGGGCCTGTAA